The following coding sequences lie in one Benincasa hispida cultivar B227 chromosome 6, ASM972705v1, whole genome shotgun sequence genomic window:
- the LOC120080500 gene encoding uncharacterized protein LOC120080500: MSIPTFLSLYQINRSSKFKDCFCYIVAHKKALMCNVSSVKHWTEHWFFARGDWLSTDEAGMCYVVPTRFRDFVPRKFSCSTIARNLARAIQSSNKETKHGSNFISQENLILVGLTHSEFLTELVRIRAKLVQA; this comes from the exons ATGTCCATTCCCACTTTCCTATCACTGTACCAAATTAATCGTAGTTCAAAATTCAAGGATTGTTTTTGTTATATTGTGGCTCACAAAAAGGCTTTAATGTGTAATGTCTCCTCTGTAAAACATTGGACAGAGCATTGGTTTTTTGCTCGTGGTGATTGGTTGTCTACTGATGAGGCGGGCATGTGTTATGTGGTTCCAACAAGGTTTAGGGATTTCG TGCCTCGAAAGTTTAGCTGCTCCACTATCGCAAGGAATTTAGCCAGAGCCATTCAGAGCTCGAATAAAGAGACAAAACACGGTTCTAACTTCATATCTCAAGAAAACCTAATCCTCGTCGGACTCACTCATTCTGAATTTTTGACAG AATTGGTTCGAATCCGAGCTAAACTTGTTCAAGCTTAG